A single region of the Nocardioides aquaticus genome encodes:
- the eda gene encoding bifunctional 4-hydroxy-2-oxoglutarate aldolase/2-dehydro-3-deoxy-phosphogluconate aldolase, which yields MTSTSETRTPAPLPPGSLLSVAPVVPVVVIDDVTHAVPLARALVAGGLPIIEVTLRTPVALEAVRAIADEVPEILLGAGTVCTPAQAEAAAAAGSQFLVSPGATPGLLDAMLGTGLPFLPGTSSVSEVLTVLEAGVTEMKFFPAEASGGAPWLKAVSAPVPAARFCPTGGITAASAPAYLALPNVGCVGGSWLTPKDALEQGDWDRVARLAGEAAALG from the coding sequence TTGACCAGCACGTCTGAGACCCGTACGCCCGCGCCGCTGCCCCCCGGGTCGCTGCTGTCCGTCGCCCCGGTGGTGCCGGTCGTCGTGATCGACGACGTCACCCACGCCGTCCCGCTGGCCCGCGCGCTGGTGGCCGGTGGCCTGCCGATCATCGAGGTCACGCTGCGCACCCCGGTCGCGCTCGAGGCGGTCCGCGCGATCGCCGACGAGGTCCCCGAGATCCTCCTCGGCGCCGGCACCGTCTGCACCCCGGCCCAGGCCGAGGCGGCGGCCGCGGCGGGCTCACAGTTCCTGGTCTCCCCCGGCGCCACCCCCGGGCTGCTCGACGCGATGCTCGGCACCGGCCTGCCGTTCCTGCCCGGCACCAGCTCGGTCTCCGAGGTGCTGACGGTGCTCGAGGCCGGGGTGACGGAGATGAAGTTCTTCCCCGCCGAGGCCTCCGGCGGCGCCCCGTGGCTCAAGGCCGTCTCCGCCCCGGTCCCCGCGGCCCGGTTCTGCCCGACCGGCGGCATCACCGCCGCGAGCGCCCCGGCGTACCTCGCCCTGCCCAACGTCGGCTGCGTCGGCGGGTCCTGGCTGACCCCGAAGGACGCCCTGGAGCAGGGCGACTGGGACCGGGTCGCGCGGCTCGCGGGCGAGGCCGCCGCGCTCGGCTGA
- the edd gene encoding phosphogluconate dehydratase: MTLPATHPVVAAVTERLVERSTASRAAYLRRVRAGVAAGAASGAARADLGCANLAHGFAAAEPREKSGLRGRTKPNVAVVTSYNDMLSAHQPYGTYPPVLKEAVIRAGGIAQVAGGVPAMCDGITQGRDGMQLSLYSRDVIAMSTAIALSHDMFDAALMLGVCDKITPGLLIGALSFGHLPTVFVPAGPMTSGLPNKEKAAVRQRYAEGLVGREELLEAESASYHSRGTCTFYGTANSNQLLMEVLGLHLPGSSFENPDSPLREPLTRAAAARAVALSVQGAAKQGAAPTPIGELVDEKAVVNACVALLASGGSTNHTMHLVAVARAAGIALTWDDFSDLSAVVPLLSRMYPNGSADVNHFHAAGGIGFLVRTLLEAGLLHEDVETVVGRGLARYTCEPELGADGTLAWREGATASLDTDVLRPVEAPFSPDGGLRMLRGPLGRAVVKVSAVAEEHRVVTAPAMVFDHQDDLLAAFDEGRLDGRDLVAVVRYQGPASNGMPELHKLTPALGVLQDRGQRVAIVTDGRMSGASGKVPAAIHVTPEAALGGPLARVRDGDLVTLDADAGTLGVATDDDFDARESTGRPPQGEEWAGTGRELFAAFRATVGPADEGASVFAAVDATPTLQEVRVDQHV, from the coding sequence CTGACGCTCCCCGCGACGCACCCCGTCGTGGCGGCCGTGACCGAGCGGCTGGTCGAGCGCAGCACGGCGAGCAGGGCTGCGTACCTGCGCCGGGTCCGTGCCGGCGTCGCCGCCGGGGCCGCCAGCGGCGCCGCCCGGGCCGACCTCGGCTGCGCTAACCTCGCGCACGGCTTCGCCGCCGCCGAGCCCCGTGAGAAGTCCGGGCTGCGTGGGCGCACCAAGCCCAACGTGGCCGTGGTGACCTCCTACAACGACATGCTCTCCGCGCACCAGCCGTACGGGACGTACCCGCCGGTGCTCAAGGAGGCCGTCATCCGCGCCGGGGGGATCGCCCAGGTCGCCGGCGGCGTGCCCGCGATGTGCGACGGGATCACCCAGGGCCGCGACGGCATGCAGCTCTCGCTCTACAGCCGCGACGTGATCGCGATGTCGACGGCGATCGCGCTGTCGCACGACATGTTCGACGCCGCGCTGATGCTCGGCGTCTGCGACAAGATCACGCCCGGGCTGCTGATCGGTGCCCTGTCCTTCGGCCACCTGCCGACGGTGTTCGTGCCGGCCGGTCCGATGACCTCGGGCCTGCCCAACAAGGAGAAGGCCGCGGTCCGCCAGCGGTACGCCGAGGGGCTGGTCGGGCGCGAGGAGCTGCTCGAGGCCGAGTCCGCGTCGTACCACTCCCGCGGGACCTGCACCTTCTACGGCACCGCGAACTCCAACCAGCTGCTGATGGAGGTCCTCGGGCTGCACCTTCCCGGGTCCTCCTTCGAGAACCCCGACTCGCCGCTGCGCGAGCCGCTGACCCGCGCCGCCGCCGCCCGCGCCGTGGCGCTGTCGGTGCAGGGCGCGGCCAAGCAGGGCGCCGCCCCCACCCCGATCGGCGAGCTGGTCGACGAGAAGGCCGTGGTCAACGCCTGCGTCGCGCTGCTGGCCAGCGGCGGCTCCACCAACCACACGATGCACCTGGTCGCGGTCGCCCGCGCCGCCGGCATCGCGCTGACCTGGGACGACTTCTCGGACCTGTCGGCGGTCGTGCCGCTGCTGAGCCGGATGTACCCCAACGGCTCCGCCGACGTGAACCACTTCCACGCCGCCGGCGGCATCGGGTTCCTGGTCCGCACCCTGCTCGAGGCCGGGCTGCTGCACGAGGACGTCGAGACGGTCGTCGGCCGCGGGCTGGCCCGCTACACCTGCGAGCCCGAGCTCGGCGCCGACGGCACCCTGGCCTGGCGCGAGGGCGCCACCGCCTCGCTCGACACCGACGTGCTCCGCCCGGTCGAGGCCCCGTTCAGCCCCGACGGCGGGCTGCGGATGCTGCGCGGGCCGCTGGGCCGTGCGGTCGTCAAGGTCTCCGCCGTCGCCGAGGAGCACCGCGTGGTCACCGCACCGGCGATGGTCTTCGACCACCAGGACGACCTGCTCGCGGCGTTCGACGAGGGCCGCCTCGACGGACGCGACCTGGTCGCGGTCGTGCGCTACCAGGGCCCGGCCTCCAACGGGATGCCCGAGCTGCACAAGCTCACCCCCGCCCTCGGGGTCCTCCAGGACCGCGGTCAGCGGGTCGCGATCGTCACCGACGGCCGCATGTCGGGCGCCTCCGGCAAGGTCCCGGCCGCCATCCACGTCACGCCCGAGGCCGCCCTCGGCGGGCCGCTGGCCCGGGTCCGGGACGGCGACCTGGTCACCCTCGACGCCGACGCCGGCACGCTCGGCGTGGCCACCGACGACGACTTCGACGCCCGCGAGTCCACCGGCCGTCCGCCCCAGGGCGAGGAGTGGGCCGGCACCGGCCGCGAGCTCTTCGCCGCCTTCCGCGCCACCGTCGGACCGGCCGACGAGGGCGCCAGCGTCTTCGCCGCCGTCGACGCCACCCCGACCCTCCAGGAGGTCCGCGTTGACCAGCACGTCTGA
- the zwf gene encoding glucose-6-phosphate dehydrogenase — protein sequence MSDTAAPPATPEVCDFVVFGGTGDLSLRKLLPALYRRELEGGLPEDTRIIGVSRADLDDEAYRAVVRDALASHVERSDLYDGAVDRLLSRLHHVPMEFDDLAQWHLLHGLLKDRPRVEEAVTVFYLAVAPSAFGLICDQLDEVGLVSERSRVVMEKPIGHDLASSQQVNDAVGRVFAESQVFRIDHYLGKESVQNLLVTRFANTFLEPLWNSRWVDHVQITVAESLGVGERGAYYDRAGALRDMVQNHLLQLLCLVAMEPPTYIGRETVRDEKLKVLQALKPMTPADVDRDTVRGTYGEGLVEGQPVRSYADDLGEAAPESGSTTETFVALRTEVQNWRWAGVPFYLRTGKRLPRRTSEIVVVFKAPPHHMFPHSEGSAEPNRLHIQVQPDEGMRLTMTAKEPGPGGYRLRPVSLDLSYADTFDQRSPDAYERLIMDVVKGNATLFMRRDEIEAAWSWAEPILDRWTTAPDRPRRYAAGTSGPTAATALIERDGRSWQEIE from the coding sequence ATGTCCGACACCGCCGCCCCGCCCGCGACCCCCGAGGTCTGCGACTTCGTCGTCTTCGGAGGCACCGGCGACCTGTCGCTGCGCAAGCTCCTGCCGGCCCTCTACCGCCGCGAGCTCGAGGGCGGCCTGCCCGAGGACACCCGCATCATCGGCGTCTCCCGCGCCGACCTGGACGACGAGGCGTACCGCGCCGTCGTCCGGGACGCGCTCGCCTCCCACGTCGAGCGCAGCGACCTGTACGACGGCGCCGTCGACCGTCTGCTGTCCCGGCTGCACCACGTGCCGATGGAGTTCGACGACCTCGCCCAGTGGCACCTGCTGCACGGCCTGCTCAAGGACCGTCCGCGCGTCGAGGAGGCCGTCACGGTCTTCTACCTCGCCGTCGCCCCGTCGGCCTTCGGCCTGATCTGCGACCAGCTCGACGAGGTCGGCCTGGTCAGCGAGCGCTCGCGGGTGGTGATGGAGAAGCCGATCGGCCACGACCTGGCCTCCTCGCAGCAGGTCAACGACGCGGTCGGCCGGGTCTTCGCGGAGTCCCAGGTCTTCCGCATCGACCACTACCTGGGCAAGGAGAGCGTCCAGAACCTCCTGGTCACCCGCTTCGCCAACACCTTCCTCGAGCCGCTGTGGAACTCGCGCTGGGTTGACCACGTGCAGATCACCGTGGCCGAGTCCCTCGGCGTCGGGGAGCGCGGCGCGTACTACGACCGCGCCGGCGCCCTGCGCGACATGGTCCAGAACCACCTCCTGCAGCTGCTGTGCCTGGTCGCGATGGAGCCGCCGACCTACATCGGCCGCGAGACCGTGCGCGACGAGAAGCTCAAGGTGCTGCAGGCCCTCAAGCCGATGACGCCGGCCGACGTGGACCGCGACACCGTCCGCGGCACGTACGGCGAGGGTCTCGTCGAGGGGCAGCCGGTGCGGTCCTACGCCGACGACCTCGGCGAGGCCGCCCCCGAGTCGGGCAGCACGACCGAGACGTTCGTGGCGCTGCGCACCGAGGTGCAGAACTGGCGCTGGGCCGGCGTGCCGTTCTACCTGCGCACCGGCAAGCGGCTGCCGCGCCGGACCTCCGAGATCGTGGTCGTCTTCAAGGCGCCGCCGCACCACATGTTCCCGCACAGCGAGGGCAGCGCCGAGCCGAACCGGCTGCACATCCAGGTCCAGCCCGACGAGGGCATGCGGCTGACGATGACGGCCAAGGAGCCCGGCCCGGGCGGCTACCGGCTGCGCCCGGTCTCGCTGGACCTGTCGTACGCCGACACCTTCGACCAGCGCTCCCCCGACGCCTACGAGCGACTGATCATGGACGTCGTCAAGGGCAACGCCACCCTGTTCATGCGCCGCGACGAGATCGAGGCCGCCTGGAGCTGGGCCGAGCCGATCCTGGACCGCTGGACCACCGCCCCCGACCGCCCCCGCCGCTACGCCGCCGGCACCAGCGGCCCCACCGCGGCCACCGCGCTCATCGAGCGCGACGGCCGGTCCTGGCAGGAGATCGAGTGA
- a CDS encoding ROK family protein, whose translation MTLSPKSALEHEVRRARDAGSTTGELLRLVRTGRASTRADLGRLTGLSRTAVASRLAALGAAGLLRAGDELASTGGRPPTELVFDTGFGVVLTAALGRSRTQLGVFDLAANALATSSREHPAGVGPAELMPAVAAGLRDLLAGLDHRPRRVVGIGVSLPGTVDGVRGASVDSPVMSGWDGVELAPYLADVVPPGLTDDDVPPPLFLGNDADALARSERMGRTGALEDVLVVKASTGLGLGIVAGGQVLTGHLGAAGEIGHTAVDAGGERTCRCGATGCLETVAGGWALVARMNEQGRAVTHVREVVDLALAGDGEARHLLRESGRHLGDLLAVAINLLNPQAVVLGGDMPVVFDIYSAGVRESVYARAAALATRDLQILPATFGDRAGLVGCAATVLDHVLSPASVDAFLAHAPR comes from the coding sequence ATGACGCTCTCCCCGAAGTCCGCTCTCGAGCACGAGGTGCGCCGCGCCCGCGACGCCGGCTCCACCACCGGCGAGCTGCTGCGCCTGGTGCGCACCGGTCGCGCCTCGACCCGGGCCGACCTGGGCCGGCTGACCGGCCTGTCCCGCACCGCCGTGGCCTCGCGGCTGGCGGCGCTGGGCGCGGCCGGTCTGCTGCGCGCCGGTGACGAGCTCGCCTCGACCGGGGGCCGCCCGCCCACCGAGCTGGTCTTCGACACCGGGTTCGGCGTCGTGCTCACCGCCGCCCTCGGCCGCTCGCGCACCCAGCTCGGTGTCTTCGACCTGGCTGCGAACGCGCTGGCCACCAGCTCCCGCGAGCACCCGGCCGGGGTCGGGCCCGCGGAGCTGATGCCCGCGGTCGCCGCGGGCCTCCGGGACCTGCTGGCCGGGCTGGACCACCGGCCGCGTCGCGTCGTCGGGATCGGCGTCAGCCTGCCGGGCACGGTCGACGGGGTCCGCGGCGCCAGCGTCGACTCCCCGGTCATGTCCGGCTGGGACGGCGTCGAGCTGGCGCCGTACCTCGCCGACGTCGTGCCCCCCGGTCTCACCGACGACGACGTCCCGCCGCCGTTGTTCCTGGGCAACGACGCCGACGCGCTGGCCCGCTCCGAGCGGATGGGTCGCACCGGCGCGCTCGAGGACGTGCTCGTGGTCAAGGCCTCCACCGGCCTCGGGCTCGGCATCGTCGCCGGCGGCCAGGTGCTGACCGGCCACCTCGGCGCCGCGGGCGAGATCGGGCACACCGCCGTCGACGCCGGCGGCGAGCGGACCTGTCGCTGCGGCGCCACGGGCTGCCTGGAGACGGTCGCGGGCGGCTGGGCGCTGGTGGCGCGGATGAACGAGCAGGGCCGCGCGGTCACCCACGTCCGCGAGGTGGTCGACCTGGCGCTGGCCGGGGACGGCGAGGCGCGCCACCTGCTGCGCGAGAGCGGCCGCCACCTCGGCGACCTGCTCGCGGTCGCGATCAACCTGCTCAACCCGCAGGCCGTCGTGCTGGGTGGCGACATGCCGGTCGTCTTCGACATCTACTCCGCCGGCGTCCGCGAGTCGGTCTACGCCCGCGCCGCCGCGCTGGCCACCCGCGACCTGCAGATCCTGCCGGCCACCTTCGGCGACCGCGCCGGGCTCGTGGGCTGCGCGGCCACCGTGCTCGACCACGTGCTCAGCCCGGCCTCGGTCGACGCGTTCCTCGCCCACGCGCCGAGATGA
- a CDS encoding maleylpyruvate isomerase N-terminal domain-containing protein has translation MTSDLLADAYAGTSRATDRLTPADWERPTRAAAWPVRALLHHQLMDAQRALVALACTTDATPDVDRETYWAGFLPDGDAGAGPSARVSAAYDPADLRAQWTATAAAVVRASEVADPTTRVETQGHVITVDDLVSTLVVEATVHHLDLVLDLDDPGPSAACLAHTRAVLEGILGAPLPSSWDDATAVLRSTGREALTDADRAALGVRAGRLPLLG, from the coding sequence ATGACCTCGGACCTGCTGGCGGACGCGTACGCCGGGACCAGCCGCGCGACGGACCGGCTCACCCCTGCCGACTGGGAGCGGCCGACCCGGGCGGCGGCCTGGCCGGTGCGCGCGCTGCTGCACCACCAGCTGATGGACGCCCAGCGGGCGCTGGTGGCGCTGGCCTGCACGACCGACGCCACCCCGGACGTCGACCGGGAGACCTACTGGGCCGGCTTCCTGCCCGACGGCGACGCCGGTGCGGGCCCCAGCGCGCGCGTCTCGGCGGCCTACGACCCCGCGGACCTGCGCGCCCAGTGGACGGCGACCGCGGCCGCGGTCGTCCGGGCGTCCGAGGTCGCCGACCCGACGACCCGGGTCGAGACGCAGGGCCACGTGATCACGGTCGACGACCTGGTCTCGACGCTGGTCGTCGAGGCGACGGTGCACCACCTCGACCTGGTCCTCGACCTCGACGACCCGGGCCCGTCCGCGGCCTGCCTGGCCCACACGCGTGCGGTGCTCGAGGGGATCCTCGGGGCGCCGCTGCCGTCGTCGTGGGACGACGCCACCGCGGTGCTGCGCTCCACCGGCCGCGAGGCCCTGACCGACGCCGACCGCGCGGCGCTGGGCGTACGGGCGGGGCGGCTGCCGCTGCTCGGCTGA
- a CDS encoding response regulator transcription factor — translation MTRVLVVEDEESYSDALSYMLRREGFEVAVAADGHAALAEFDRNGADVVLLDLMLPGIPGTEVCRTIRQTSSVPVIMVSAKDDEVDKVVGLELGADDYVTKPYSPRELVARIRAVMRRGVETEVAPDTLEAGPVRMDVERHVVTVDGHEQRLPLKEFELLEMFLRNPGRVLTRGQLIDRVWGSDYVGDTKTLDVHVKRLRAKLEPDPGEPKFLVTVRGLGYKLDL, via the coding sequence GTGACCCGGGTACTCGTGGTCGAGGACGAGGAGAGCTACAGCGACGCGCTGTCGTACATGCTGCGGCGGGAGGGCTTCGAGGTGGCCGTGGCCGCCGACGGGCACGCCGCCCTGGCGGAGTTCGACCGCAACGGCGCCGACGTCGTCCTGCTCGACCTCATGCTGCCGGGCATCCCCGGCACCGAGGTCTGCCGCACGATCCGGCAGACCAGCTCGGTGCCGGTGATCATGGTCTCCGCCAAGGACGACGAGGTCGACAAGGTGGTCGGCCTGGAGCTGGGCGCCGACGACTACGTCACCAAGCCGTACTCCCCGCGGGAGCTGGTGGCCCGGATCCGCGCCGTCATGCGGCGCGGGGTCGAGACGGAGGTCGCCCCCGACACCCTCGAGGCCGGCCCGGTGCGGATGGACGTCGAGCGGCACGTGGTGACCGTCGACGGCCACGAGCAGCGCCTCCCGCTCAAGGAGTTCGAGCTGCTCGAGATGTTCCTGCGCAACCCCGGCCGGGTGCTGACCCGCGGGCAGCTGATCGACCGGGTCTGGGGCTCCGACTACGTCGGTGACACCAAGACCCTCGACGTCCACGTCAAGCGCCTGCGCGCCAAGCTCGAGCCCGACCCGGGCGAGCCGAAGTTCCTGGTCACCGTGCGCGGGCTGGGCTACAAGCTGGACCTGTAG
- a CDS encoding sensor histidine kinase, with protein MLALVEDRTRERRVEAVRRDFVANVSHELKTPVGAMRLLAEAIHDGADDPEAVRRFSLRMVTEGERLSRLVQQVIELSRLQGDEPLERPLPVAVDEVIGVAVDTSAIDAAARQVSVVTGGPTGLKVHGNEEQITAAVANLVANAVSYSEPGATVLVSTKAVGDDLEVSVVDQGIGIPAGEIDRIFERFYRVDPARHRSTGGTGLGLSIVKHVAATHGGEVRVWSEEGRGSTFTLTLPLAPEHPLGAPEEDDEDDDGTDAGPRPSDLTPMMDTTAAPAADEMQEDRP; from the coding sequence GTGCTGGCGCTGGTCGAGGACCGCACCCGCGAGCGACGCGTCGAGGCGGTGCGCCGCGACTTCGTGGCCAACGTCAGCCACGAGCTGAAGACGCCGGTCGGCGCGATGCGGCTGCTGGCCGAGGCGATCCACGACGGCGCCGACGACCCCGAGGCGGTGCGCCGCTTCTCCCTGCGGATGGTCACCGAGGGCGAGCGGCTGAGCCGCCTGGTGCAGCAGGTCATCGAGCTGTCGCGGCTGCAGGGCGACGAGCCGCTGGAGCGGCCGCTGCCGGTCGCGGTCGACGAGGTGATCGGCGTCGCCGTCGACACCTCCGCGATCGACGCCGCGGCGCGCCAGGTCTCCGTCGTCACCGGAGGACCGACCGGGCTCAAGGTGCACGGCAACGAGGAGCAGATCACGGCCGCCGTGGCCAACCTGGTGGCCAACGCCGTCAGCTACTCCGAGCCCGGCGCGACCGTGCTCGTCTCGACCAAGGCCGTCGGCGACGACCTCGAGGTCTCCGTGGTCGACCAGGGCATCGGCATCCCGGCCGGGGAGATCGACCGGATCTTCGAGCGGTTCTACCGCGTCGACCCCGCACGCCACCGCTCCACCGGCGGCACCGGCCTGGGCCTGTCCATCGTCAAGCACGTCGCGGCCACGCACGGCGGCGAGGTGCGGGTCTGGTCCGAGGAGGGCCGCGGGTCGACCTTCACCCTGACCCTGCCGCTGGCCCCGGAGCACCCGCTGGGCGCCCCCGAGGAGGACGACGAGGACGACGACGGGACCGACGCCGGACCCCGCCCGAGCGACCTGACCCCCATGATGGACACCACGGCCGCACCCGCGGCCGACGAGATGCAGGAGGACCGCCCGTGA
- the phoU gene encoding phosphate signaling complex protein PhoU, with protein sequence MRDVFHEQLDAIFSDLASICRNVEAAVGLATRALTEGDAEIAQRVISGDREIDLARERVEDAAFNLLSLQQPVAGDLRMVVAGLRMVSELERMGDLSVHVAKIARLRVPEVAVPREVQPTINKMAMTAEDMVSRVAKIIVDRDVEAAIELGRDDEVMDQLRRQSFTELLSEDWSHGVEAAVDLALLGRYYERIADHAVSVAHRVVFVVTGEYPRATA encoded by the coding sequence ATGCGCGACGTCTTCCACGAGCAGCTCGACGCCATCTTCTCCGACCTCGCGAGCATCTGCCGCAACGTCGAGGCGGCGGTGGGCCTGGCCACCCGCGCCCTCACCGAGGGCGACGCCGAGATCGCGCAACGCGTGATCAGCGGCGACCGCGAGATCGACCTGGCCCGCGAGCGGGTCGAGGACGCGGCGTTCAACCTGCTGTCCCTGCAGCAGCCCGTCGCCGGTGACCTCCGGATGGTCGTGGCCGGCCTGCGGATGGTCAGCGAGCTGGAGCGGATGGGTGACCTGTCGGTCCACGTCGCCAAGATCGCGCGGCTGCGCGTGCCCGAGGTGGCGGTGCCCCGCGAGGTGCAGCCCACGATCAACAAGATGGCGATGACGGCCGAGGACATGGTCTCCCGCGTCGCGAAGATCATCGTCGACCGCGACGTCGAGGCCGCCATCGAGCTGGGCCGCGACGACGAGGTGATGGACCAGCTCCGCCGCCAGAGCTTCACCGAGCTGCTCTCCGAGGACTGGTCCCACGGCGTCGAGGCCGCGGTCGACCTCGCCCTGCTGGGCCGCTACTACGAGCGGATCGCCGACCACGCCGTGTCGGTGGCGCACCGCGTCGTCTTCGTCGTCACCGGCGAGTACCCCCGCGCCACGGCCTGA
- a CDS encoding phosphoglyceromutase: MTHTLVLLRHGESEWNAKNLFTGWVDVPLNDKGRGEAAAGGRLLREAGVLPDVVHTSLLRRAISTAHLALDEADRHWIPVRRSWRLNERHYGALQGKDKKQTLAEYGEEQFMLWRRSFDTPPPEQDPADEYSQAGLPQYADLGDDMPRTECLADVIVRFLPYWESAVVPDLREGKVVLVAAHGNSLRALVKHLDGIGDDDIAGLNIPTGQPLVYRLDDDLRPTVPGGEYLDPEAAEAAAAAVASQGR, from the coding sequence ATGACTCACACCCTGGTCCTGCTCCGCCACGGCGAGAGCGAGTGGAACGCCAAGAACCTGTTCACCGGCTGGGTCGACGTGCCGCTGAACGACAAGGGCCGGGGTGAGGCCGCGGCCGGCGGACGGCTGCTGCGGGAGGCCGGCGTCCTGCCCGACGTCGTGCACACCTCGCTGCTGCGCCGCGCGATCAGCACCGCGCACCTCGCGCTGGACGAGGCCGACCGGCACTGGATCCCCGTACGCCGGTCCTGGCGGCTGAACGAGCGCCACTACGGCGCGCTGCAGGGCAAGGACAAGAAGCAGACCCTGGCCGAGTACGGCGAGGAGCAGTTCATGCTGTGGCGCCGGTCCTTCGACACCCCGCCGCCCGAGCAGGACCCGGCCGACGAGTACTCCCAGGCCGGGCTGCCGCAGTACGCCGACCTCGGCGACGACATGCCGCGCACCGAGTGCCTGGCCGACGTGATCGTCCGGTTCCTGCCGTACTGGGAGTCCGCGGTCGTGCCCGACCTGCGCGAGGGCAAGGTGGTGCTCGTCGCCGCGCACGGCAACAGCCTGCGCGCGCTGGTCAAGCACCTCGACGGCATCGGCGACGACGACATCGCGGGGCTCAACATCCCTACCGGTCAGCCGCTCGTCTACCGCCTCGACGACGACCTGCGCCCGACCGTGCCCGGCGGGGAGTACCTCGACCCGGAGGCCGCCGAGGCGGCCGCCGCAGCGGTCGCCAGCCAGGGTCGCTGA
- a CDS encoding CarD family transcriptional regulator, with product MAFTVGETVVYPNHGAAVIEDIETRTIKGEDREYLVLRIAAQQDLVVRVPSCNLDLVGVRDVVDKEGLDRVFDVLRAEHVEEPTNWSRRYKANLEKLHSGDVMKVSEVVRDLWRRERDRGLSAGEKRMLAKARQILVSELALAESTNEDKAESILDEVLAG from the coding sequence ATGGCATTCACCGTCGGCGAAACGGTCGTCTACCCGAACCACGGCGCAGCGGTCATCGAGGACATCGAGACCCGCACGATCAAGGGCGAGGACCGCGAGTACCTGGTTCTTCGCATCGCCGCCCAGCAGGACCTCGTGGTCCGCGTCCCGTCCTGCAACCTCGACCTCGTCGGCGTGCGCGACGTGGTCGACAAGGAGGGCCTTGACCGGGTCTTCGACGTGCTCCGTGCCGAGCACGTGGAGGAGCCGACCAACTGGTCGCGCCGCTACAAGGCGAACCTCGAGAAGCTGCACAGCGGCGACGTCATGAAGGTCTCCGAGGTCGTCCGCGACCTGTGGCGTCGTGAGCGCGACCGCGGCCTGTCGGCCGGGGAGAAGCGGATGCTGGCCAAGGCCCGCCAGATCCTCGTCTCCGAGCTCGCGCTGGCCGAGTCCACCAACGAGGACAAGGCCGAGTCGATCCTCGACGAGGTCCTTGCCGGCTGA
- a CDS encoding 2-C-methyl-D-erythritol 4-phosphate cytidylyltransferase has product MSTYLLVDDADDDEAPPASLGTVAEQGRGSLPFALLHGEALVACAAWAMGEAGVHLVDIGTPWSSVVAAEEPFVLHDSLCPMTPPAFLAACVREALATGEVVVGVRTVTDTVKRVEDGVVGETVDRDAVWAVTSPLVLPPDVVASLEGEGGPAALSPDLDLAELLAALGRRGPVRHLEAPGEGRRVSTEDDVEVLAALTGPR; this is encoded by the coding sequence GTGAGCACCTACCTGCTGGTCGACGACGCCGACGACGACGAGGCGCCGCCGGCCTCGCTCGGGACCGTGGCCGAGCAGGGCCGCGGCTCGCTGCCGTTCGCGCTGCTGCACGGCGAGGCGCTGGTGGCCTGCGCCGCGTGGGCGATGGGCGAGGCCGGGGTGCACCTGGTCGACATCGGCACCCCGTGGTCCTCGGTGGTCGCGGCGGAGGAGCCGTTCGTGCTCCACGACAGCCTGTGCCCGATGACGCCGCCGGCCTTCCTGGCCGCCTGCGTGCGTGAGGCGCTGGCCACCGGCGAGGTCGTGGTCGGCGTGCGGACGGTGACCGACACCGTCAAGCGGGTCGAGGACGGCGTCGTGGGGGAGACCGTCGACCGGGACGCCGTGTGGGCGGTGACGTCGCCGCTGGTGCTGCCGCCCGACGTGGTCGCCTCGCTGGAGGGCGAGGGGGGACCGGCTGCGCTGTCGCCGGACCTCGACCTGGCCGAGCTGCTCGCCGCCCTCGGGCGGCGGGGGCCCGTACGTCATCTCGAGGCGCCGGGCGAGGGTCGGCGGGTGTCGACCGAGGACGACGTCGAGGTGCTCGCCGCGCTGACCGGCCCGCGCTGA